The genomic region GGTCTTCCAACTGAAAATAGAGATGCCTCATATTATATGCCAATAGAGATGTTTTTATCAGTGAAAACACTTACAAAAGGCTACAAAATCCCAGTTGTATTATAATTTGAGACAACCTACCATAAAGATTGTAAGTGGATCTGCAAGTTTTGGCATATATTGATCTTTAAACACACAACTAGACGTGATTAACCAAGCTCCAGCTAAAATCTTTGCTGATCCTTGCAGCCTGACACAAGGAACTCAACCATAGCTTTTGCTTGTACACAAGAACGGGGGCAGAAAGAGCATTACTAGCTCTTTGTGCCTCAAGGAGGGTTCAAGCGCTACGTCACTCCGTCTTACAAGGAACGTTGTCTGTCCACAACAGCACCCTTTACTGGGAGATGTGGAACGGCCATTATTTACactgaaagacaaacaaacccacaatCCCAGTTGACTGATTGCTTCAGTCCAAGCTATCTGCTGGAGGACAGCGTGGCTGGTTCCCTGACTGCACACTCAGCATCTGTCCCGAGGATATGAGCACGTGGGGAGGAATGGAGCAAACCCAGAGCTCTTCCTGACACGGCGAGGACACCGGGAGGGTGTGCACAGCAAGGGACTGTGGCCAGCACCCCAGACTACCCTGCAGGGTACGTGCAGCTGATACAATTACAGAACGCTTCTCTGCCTTGATATCCTTCTCAGAAGTGCCACTGTAAACATGaagtacaaaacaaatacatggttacctgcaaaacaaaacaaaccaaaaaaaaaaacaaaccaccacaaacCAATGCACAGCGttttgaagaagcagcagaattaGCACTTTTCTGAGCACAGCaccagaagtttttttttctctttatactTGGCATTTGCATTCCAAAGAGGATTTGCCCTTTAGATGTGGTTAAGAGATCTGACAAATCATTTTCCCACCAAACACACTGACAAAGGCAAGGCACACGGGAAGACAGGCGTTAAAGGCTGCCCGATATTACTCGTCCAGAGGCACTCAGGAAGGCAGGTCAGGTCGCACACCTCACACAGGGCTTCTTCGCCAAGTGTTTTCTGCCTTActaagagcaagtgccagacTGCAGCcgtgcatttttattaaaaaacattgaCTAAGCTGAGGGAGGATCTAAGAAGCAATGCTGCACACTCCCACACCCACTTCTCGGCCTCCTGGGGGTTCCTCTCTGTgggaattaataaaaataacaccagAACAGCGCAGGGCAGCGCAGGGCCCTCTGCACTAACCTGGAAGCGATGGGGGAAGCCCCACAGCACCCGCAGGGCGGAGGGGCAGGCGTTACACGGCTGATTTTGGGGTCTGCCCCGCTTTATTTTTGAGGTTCCCGAGCAGCCAGGCCCGCTATGGCGCTGGGGGAGCCGGGCGCAGGCCTAGGCCTGGGCGGGCGGCCGGTGGCGGGCGGGCGgctcctcccttttccccttttttccctcttttcccccttttttgttttcccttctcccccctcaCGACCCATCCGCGCCCGCCCCAGCCCCGCCGTGCCCCCGCTACCTGCGTGCCCGCCGCTGCCGTGGGCGGCCCCggctcctccctccctccctccctttgcctttcccttcccttccctcccctcccctcagcgcTGCCGGGGGCGGCCCGGCCGGCATTGCCCTGCTCCGAGCTCCCCCAGCGCCCCTGTGGTGAGCTGAGGTGAGCTGAGGGGGGGACGGGGGgcggctgggctgggggtgtgtgtggggactgggggtgtgtgggggctgaggggctgtgTGTGGGCTCGGAGCCGCAGCGCCTCACGCCGgggggctggtgctggcaggaggggcTGTGTGCGGCGTGGAGCTGCCCTTTTGTCCCCCACAGGAGGGCTCGGCGGTGGCTGTGTTGTCCCATGGCCGCCCCGCCTCGCCGGCGGCCCCGCACCTGCTCCGCGCCCTGCCCCCGGCTGTGGCGGTGCCGGGCTCCGGCCCTGCGGCTGCAGCGGCTCGGCGCTGCCCGGGGGCGGCTAAACGAGAAACGTGAAGGAAAAAACGCTGTCAAAATCTCCTAATTTCTGTCTGCGTGCTCACAAACCGATGATGCTTTGTCCTAGCAAGGTGGTGGCAACCTTATGTTGTAAATCTCAACACATGCCCGTTTGGAAATAGCGTGCAACAAGTGCTGGTTAAAACCAGCGTTGTCCCAGTTCAATTGCAGGTTTGTcgcatctatttttatttttccacctcTGCTAATGTGCATGTTGTACATATCACAGCGTGTTTTGCTGCGATATCACAGCTCCTACAGGGCTTTACTGTCCTAAACAAGGACAAGAAACAAACTTCCTAAAAAACGCAAATTATTTCTGCCAGTTAAACAACTCTTTTGTATGCTGATTTAGAAGGAAGTTAACAGCTCTCCATCACGGTcccataaataaatacagtctTCCAGGTATATTGTCTTACAAGTCATGTGAGCATGAAGTAtgcagcaactttttttttttttaataattattagaAACTTTAGTATGCCAGGCCAGGAGGGTCTCCTCCATTAACTTGTGTCAGTTTCCCAAAGTAACCAGGATCACAAAATTGTGCTGTGCCTGTGTATGTCTGATCTCAGCCAGACAAAAATGTCAAGGTAAGAGTTCCAAAATCTGCAGAAAACTGCCCGAGGGAGGAGGGAAATCTGAAATCTGCACTTGGCTGCAAAAGAGCAGGCCTACATTAACCCTTATTCAGTCTTCCTAGCACTCGGTTGCCAGGCACTTGGTAAATGCAAATTTCCTGCATAGCCTTAACACGAGTGAGAggagggggacaatcacttgcTGTGGGAAGTAGGACAGAACTGTGGATATTGTAGTGGCAGGAGAAAGGAATTTAGATAAAAATTACAAAGATCAGTGTCGCTATAGGTTTGCACCTTGAGCTTCTAACAGCACAGcttactctgttttgtttttttaaacgTCCCTGTTGTGGCAGGCCTGGTGGTGTGGGTTTTCTGTGCGTGTGCacatttttttaacagcttccAGCAGCCTCTTTGTAGTGACTTCTTTATAAAACATACCTGAAGATCTCGAGGTACATCTCAACTTAGGCACCATGTTCCTTCCAGACCTACTTATTTAAAACGGTCTTTTTCCTAATTCTCAgcctgcatatatatatatctgttgGGTAACTCTATAATACAGCAGTCTCACTCTTCAAACAGTTCTGTTTTACAGAGTTAAAATGAACGTAGGAGTTGCCCACAGCGAGGTAAATCCAAACACGCGGGTGATGAACAGTCGTGGAATGTGGCTGACATACGCACTCGGAGTTGGCATGCTTCACATTGTCTTGCTCAGCATTCCTTTCTTTAGTGTCCCTGTTGCATGGACTTTAACAAATGTGATTCACAATCTGGTGAGTACCCTCTCCTGTaagacaatttaaaaagttgttcacatgtatttttagaagcagttgaagaggaaaaaagcctgACTGTATGGGTAATAAAATCCATCTAGCCAAAACACTTTCTCTACATGACATATCTGCTATTAAATGGGTTGGCACATTTTGGGAAGAGGATTGCTTTGGGTCGAAGCAGAAAAGTTATGAGATATTTCTTATGTACTAAACAGATCTAAGAACTGTAAAtgtaatgtattaaaaatattttcaattaatgTTTCTGCATAAATGTGTTCATGTCCTAAAATGTTTGATTTCAGTACTTCAGATGATGCTTGTTCCTTGAGCAGAAGCATTcgtgttctttttttgttttggtttctggTCAAGCTAGATGACTTCAGCACACAACACTGTAACTAtacatgacattaaaaaaattatatttgaaagCGGTGGGAAAAACTGCACCGCATTGACCCATCGAAACTGATTTGTTACTCAGTGGATTGTGATTTGAAGGATGACTTCTGTATGCAAAAGCATTTGGAAGCTGAAAACCTTGAAAatctttctgccttctctccccAGGATGATAATAATGCTGTTATAACTatttaaataatgcaaatgCATATATTGGTCCTGCCAAGcttagagaaaagaaggctgtaATGCAACAATTCATATTGTACTTGAGATTTGCTAACACAGCTTTCAAAGGCTAGCAAAGAAGTCTTGACAAAAAGATATCTTCCTCCTTATTTAGGAAAACGATAGTTCAACTTGAGACTGAGGTTAGGTAATATCCTCTGTAATCCTGtagaattgtttttatttttccttgagccttttaaaaataaaataaaataaaaaaaaaggtttaatgaTAGCAGGTTGTAAGCATTAGTAGAACATTCCGTTCTTTATCTTTGACAATATCAGACGTGCCTGACTTAGGAAGATActaacagaagcaaaaattaCTAAATATTTCCCAAATACCTTACTAAATTAATTCAACTCGGTATAATGACAACAGGGATGAGAGTGTGCACTGGCAAGTAGTTTTCTAGTGGAACACAGAAGATGAGTATAAACCGTAGTTTGGATATTTTAGCGTTTACATGGCAGTTTtgtgttgttattatttattgttattgaAACAAATCCTTAGATGCTTTGATAAAGATTTCTGCTAGAGGAGAACTCTCACCTGACCTTAAAAGCAATTTTGGCGGTCCTTTGTGTAAGTATCggtgcaaaataaaatgtgcagtaAGCATTTGGATGTCCAAAAAACGCCTTTTGCTTATTAAAACTGAGATACTTTGAACATCATGAATATTACGCAAACTGGTTCTTTTGTGGTACTAGGCCTCTGGTTAGGAGGCTGTTTCAAAAAAAGCGTAAGAAGACATGAAGTGACTTGCTCAGCTCTCACCTCCTTTACAAGAAGtcagaaaaatgtgatttttctgtataaatCTTTCTATAATTATTTCTCTGGgtgcataaaaaataaatgcacctgaaagaaagaaaattggagTCTTTATTTTCTGGCAGAGACTCTTGCTTGGAGTTGGCATGCTGTTTTTGATAGAAGACAAATGTTTGTTAAAATTGGAaagtttgttcatttgttgAAACTGGACTCTCCTATGCCAAATGAAGGGACTCAAATTTATCTTTTAGAACCAAGTAGCCGTGGCATCCTTCCATCatataatgaaaaagaacaatCCAGTGTGGCTCAGGAGAAGTAGCAGAGATGGACAGATGGCATTCAACAGATTGCTGGTAGTTAGCTTCAAAGTACTTGAAGCTAGAGGGGGATTGCGAAAACTTTCAGAAGTTCTTGTAATATTGCCAACATTCACAGAGATTTTTACTTTGTGTAGACTCTACCTTGTAACTCAATTTAAGACTGTTAGGGAAGCAGTAATATACATTGATAGCCCTAAACTTTTTACAGTACTTGTTTCAATTCTGTTGATGTCATTCCATCTTTGCCATCTGATGTAGAAGACGAGGCACTGGATTGCATGTCACAGACCTCAGCTTTAATTCTGAATCCGCCACTGACTGTGTAACTTTGGGCAAATCATTTCtagtcttttccttttgttcgCCACTAACTGATTTGTTATTTCAGGTTAGCTGCTCTCCTGGGTGAGAATTCatttagcctttttttcttttttcttttccacaatgCATTGAACAATGTAGCAATTATATAACACAGATAAAAGTGCCACTGTATtcgtttttttcccccccctcagGGCATGTACGTCTTCTTGCATGCAGTAAAGGGAACTCCTTTTGAAACACCTGATCAGGGGAAAGCTAGGCTACTAACACACTGGGAACAACTGGATTATGGAGTACAATTCACATCTTCAAGAAAATTCTTCACAATCTCTCCTATAATTCTGTGAGTTCTAAACTACATTATGATGATTTGAGTCATAAAACCCTGGTTTCAAAAGCTTTGATGAAATGAGCtgcaatttacattttaaagcatattctctctttctttgcttgttCGTATCTACATCAAAGATGTAGGGAATATGTATTTAAAGACTATATTATCAACAGTCTTCCTTCCTGCAGCTTTCAGTACTAATTCATGTACTGAAGTTGAAATTTTAAAACCCATCCCATTAATAACTGTTTACAAAATTAGAAAGCTTGTGAGGAAAACTTACTATTAACCCTCAAAGTTCTTTCAGAGATTTTGAAGTCACAGATACTGAAAAGCTAAACTACTTGCCTTTAATGCATATACATTACTTTACAGCTTTTATTAACCATTTTGGATCTTGTGAGTTATGCCCTCATAACTTCCCTAAGTGGCAGTGTGCACTGAATGAGGCCCATGGTACTGCATGTCAGTTGTGCCTTGTTCAGATTGTCTTGTGTACACTGGTTATGTAAATAGACTGATTGGAAACTCTACAGCACCTGTCTCTGTTGACAAAAGTACGGTTGCATAACTGAAAGAAATCAGATACGTATTTTATATCCAGTCCTAAaaagtttgtctgtttttcctatAAGGAAGTTGTCCACTGGCTTGGCAGGGTTGCG from Aythya fuligula isolate bAytFul2 chromosome 6, bAytFul2.pri, whole genome shotgun sequence harbors:
- the ORMDL1 gene encoding ORM1-like protein 1; amino-acid sequence: MNVGVAHSEVNPNTRVMNSRGMWLTYALGVGMLHIVLLSIPFFSVPVAWTLTNVIHNLGMYVFLHAVKGTPFETPDQGKARLLTHWEQLDYGVQFTSSRKFFTISPIILYFLASFYTKYDPTHFILNTTSLLTVLIPKLPQLHGVRIFGINKY